A DNA window from Zingiber officinale cultivar Zhangliang chromosome 3A, Zo_v1.1, whole genome shotgun sequence contains the following coding sequences:
- the LOC122051938 gene encoding beta-hexosaminidase 3-like: protein MDTSQHYLPLPVMEVVIDSMTYSKLNVLHWHIVDEQSFPLEIPSFPRLWYTQRRGINVLAKIDVPGHSHSWLTDILIFGYHQNTISLLMLVRNSHSK from the exons ATGG ACACTTCTCAGCATTACCTACCTCTACCAGTAATGGAAGTTGTTATTGATTCAATGACCTATAGTAAGTTG AATGTGCTTCACTGGCACATTGTGGATGAGCAATCCTTCCCCTTGGAGATACCATCATTTCCAAGATTGTG GTACACACAAAGAAGGGGAATAAATGTCTTAGCTAAGATTGATGTTCCAGGCCATTCTCACTCCTG GTTGACGGATATCCTGATTTTTGGCTATCATCAGAATACAATCAGCCTCTTGATGTTAGTAAGGAATTCACATTCGAAGTAA